In bacterium, the following proteins share a genomic window:
- the pal gene encoding peptidoglycan-associated lipoprotein Pal — protein sequence MQPTPLPPQEPQRQEASPAATAQAEVTEAESMNFEDIHFDFDRSNLNTISRQVLNQIAFIMFDRPELSMLVEGHCDERGSNEYNLALGDRRTEAAKDYLIDMGIEPHRIRTISYGEERPLTSGHDEAAWAVNRRAHFAVIGQ from the coding sequence GTGCAGCCGACACCGCTACCGCCTCAAGAGCCGCAGCGCCAGGAGGCTAGTCCGGCTGCCACGGCTCAAGCCGAGGTGACCGAGGCGGAGAGCATGAACTTCGAGGATATACACTTCGACTTCGATCGGTCCAACCTCAACACGATATCCCGCCAGGTTCTCAATCAAATCGCGTTCATTATGTTCGATCGCCCCGAGCTCTCGATGCTCGTAGAGGGCCACTGCGATGAGCGAGGCAGCAACGAGTATAACCTTGCGTTGGGGGACCGGCGAACCGAGGCGGCGAAAGATTACCTGATCGACATGGGAATCGAGCCGCATCGCATAAGGACAATCAGCTACGGCGAGGAGAGGCCGTTGACGTCAGGCCACGATGAGGCGGCCTGGGCAGTGAATCGCCGGGCGCACTTCGCGGTCATAGGCCAATGA
- a CDS encoding tetratricopeptide repeat protein produces the protein MLRARRVLFFLVVLALSWALISCSSFYRQTEKAPPASSVRGCEFASSSTISPQIASLAEAYTFYCYGELFGLQGKCDKSLQEFEKASTRLPESGYINFEEGRVLLESDRLKDAIGRLDLAIAKSPEMARAYVLRGDANRMLFNIADAIRDYRRGAALGFDEPTLRFTIAELLKLVREYDDAIGELMRLKEIEPGSLRADFSLGGLYMTIGEPAKAVPCFERVVAAHPEDTNTISRLLEAYQQCGRFEDAIALGSNVVARLPNDTQLRFCLANCMDRAGRVGEAIEQLQLLIKLDPSFAAALNYLGYIYIDRGLKLQKGMSLVRAALTIEPHNSAFLDSLGWGLYKLGNTKEAVEYLERAVAGLKEASSEPVICGHLALAYQRSGRSEDAEKYLAIVASAKSGDPAVQKLLREFSSSLALPKKKDTANKPENVSVR, from the coding sequence ATGTTGAGAGCAAGAAGAGTTTTGTTTTTTCTGGTCGTGCTTGCCCTCTCCTGGGCGCTGATCTCCTGTTCGTCGTTTTACAGGCAGACGGAGAAGGCCCCACCAGCTTCGTCGGTTCGAGGCTGCGAGTTCGCGAGCAGCTCAACGATCTCGCCTCAGATCGCTAGCTTGGCCGAGGCTTATACTTTCTACTGCTATGGCGAGTTGTTTGGTCTTCAGGGCAAGTGCGATAAATCTCTTCAGGAGTTTGAAAAGGCCAGCACACGACTTCCAGAGAGCGGATACATCAATTTCGAGGAGGGCCGCGTTCTCCTAGAAAGTGACAGGCTCAAGGATGCGATCGGCAGGCTTGATTTGGCCATTGCTAAGTCGCCGGAAATGGCCAGGGCCTATGTCCTGCGCGGTGACGCCAACAGAATGCTCTTCAACATTGCTGACGCCATTAGGGACTATCGGCGCGGGGCGGCGCTTGGCTTTGACGAGCCGACCCTCAGGTTTACGATTGCCGAGCTGTTGAAGCTCGTCAGGGAGTACGACGACGCGATTGGGGAGCTTATGCGCCTGAAGGAGATAGAGCCCGGCTCGCTTCGTGCGGATTTCTCTTTGGGTGGGCTGTATATGACAATTGGGGAGCCGGCGAAGGCGGTCCCTTGCTTTGAAAGAGTGGTGGCCGCCCATCCTGAGGACACAAACACAATCTCGCGGCTGTTGGAGGCATACCAGCAGTGCGGTCGGTTTGAGGATGCAATCGCGCTGGGCAGCAACGTGGTCGCTCGCCTGCCCAACGACACTCAGCTTAGGTTCTGTCTGGCCAACTGCATGGATCGGGCAGGCAGAGTCGGCGAGGCGATCGAGCAGTTGCAGCTTCTCATCAAGCTCGACCCCAGTTTCGCAGCGGCGCTTAACTACTTGGGCTACATCTATATTGACAGGGGCTTGAAGCTGCAGAAGGGCATGTCGCTGGTGCGGGCGGCTCTCACCATCGAGCCTCACAACTCTGCGTTTCTCGACAGTCTTGGCTGGGGTCTCTACAAGCTGGGTAACACAAAAGAGGCGGTCGAGTATCTCGAAAGGGCGGTGGCCGGCCTGAAGGAGGCTAGCTCCGAGCCAGTTATATGTGGTCATCTTGCGCTTGCTTACCAGAGAAGTGGCAGGTCCGAAGATGCAGAAAAGTACCTTGCCATCGTTGCCTCTGCCAAGTCAGGGGACCCCGCCGTGCAAAAGCTGCTCAGGGAGTTCTCATCGTCTCTGGCGTTACCCAAGAAAAAAGACACGGCGAACAAGCCCGAAAATGTGTCTGTGCGATAG
- a CDS encoding sigma 54-interacting transcriptional regulator, protein MRPKRGMIEKAGYKVIEGRYEVLAECGRGGSSAVHKVFDRNLGRVLALKELFLDESMGPGSAWQFKQEFMLTSRLKHPHTVSVYDFGLTERGRYYFTMDFVEGQSIVQWCAERDADAIMALLLQVCIALSYIHGQGVFHGDIKPSNIIVRPKPPAGVNLPLAGSDLYDYGFATLMDFGLSSALAEPSLRVSGTVEYMSPERFMACRADVRSDLYSLGVLAYELFAKQLPFSSETIEGYVEQHLHARPAQLSSIAPDLPPLVGETVDHLLAKRPSQRPGSVAAVSAKLVEALGPRVPRTFAVTPNIRPNQLFGRSGALKQCLRAILSRLSSQRFAEMFEEQPPYSVHERLDRCLVVLAQGASGSGRTAFLDALKSELQLCELTTMVSPSGAQNLDVAGFVSVTLNSAGLSFDMKSLPGAIGKSVQSGGSSARANSPDLLPPDEVGDWSANMRQEFLRRFVDCVSDAWETRPVVWLLDDFDLTDERRCESLWALVRSVAATGAGRKVAIVLTGGSAMNSELEQMLDSVEVENVELLPLDESQVASLIDASFMPNAFSQEAAPAFLEKTGGLPALLVQCIESALEEDIVHFTDGRWELRADSLKDFAPARSLSQVVETRLSRISAGAMSILIKAGVLNECFSPSLMANLGGTSTSSAQEGLEELIRQGLLVEMQTDEKSVSYCLANPVLGQLVSSRVLQEERQAIHRLIAQRCDALATSLESEPSKEEHGLEAFPPAEPAQLRATSAIHAVQAGLPGLLNRNYEVGCRFLMGRFRLEDARLVSAQVVDVARKEGENLFLGRALFRLGDLDFVLGDHDEAVEALKEGIALAQNLQDSLRDEVMATCRLGVIYCGRGNFELARDLYQSLIDRLKAERRKARGRRLSQVRAHLARLYTFLGQTYFGQCHYEKAKEEFVHALELVPKRALRALASESAEDAVGPVMADSHYLPRLFRNLSIIDDSAGRYKEALKHIEKAIGASRLLQDASEHARNLVTHGTISQHLGEYADAEKSYKEALDHFAKEGFKEGLLVAHNNLSSILALRGRPKEAAQHCSKALLIARRLGNKYSVARQLQHLGIALFEQGWTGQALEKIDESLEMSEQNGFTEVESLGLVFKMEVLLAERRTKDARAAVKKLDVVLKSLDSAGVRLRAQLAEASVCNAEEDYGRASQTASAVLARGEHLDNRDASIAHRIRAEAALGLGERDSAGRDGSKALSLARDASAVREEALCLGVLSRVKAAEGDYPKAIELASEAVAMFKQMEAFLKIGEMAEYLSKLQLEAGLRSDALLSLELSREQFLGLEMKEKAAQLDDRIESLRWGDTGEVKRGSPALKALYRVTRLFESLLDLDELLNRVMDAVIGILGAERGLIMLKDAKTGVLETRVARKVDEQTIEDVTRISKSVIQRVVDLGQPLVTTDAQSDPRFHESKSVSLYDIRSIVCVPIVINGEVAGTVYVDSSLSATVFTEQDLYLLSAFATQASMAIEKAMLLEKLQRKKESLQAENIDLREAIAPQLTFENIVGESGVMQDVFRKIRQVADTQVAVLIEGESGTGKELVARAIHYNGVRKDGPFVKINCAAIPESLMENELFGHEKGAFTGAGARKIGKFEVADKGSLFLDEIGDLPSELQGKLLTAIENKEFQRVGGTQTIHVNVRILTATNRDLLKLVRRQMFRKDLYYRINDVPIKLPPLRERKGDIPHLAHHFIKKYSQELSSKVTSIEKDAIALLMEYDWPGNVRELESAIKRALTESSGKIIRSSNFDFLPAEPGLSVPRSERIADLIAALSQDGVTLKEMLAIVEEEVLRRALGTEGWSIRKAAKELCMSRNTLRNKLKAFNIEVPGS, encoded by the coding sequence TTGAGGCCTAAGAGAGGGATGATCGAGAAAGCCGGCTACAAGGTCATAGAGGGGCGTTACGAGGTTCTGGCAGAGTGCGGGCGTGGGGGCTCCAGCGCTGTCCATAAGGTATTCGACAGGAACCTGGGGCGAGTGCTGGCTCTTAAGGAGCTCTTTCTTGACGAATCTATGGGCCCGGGCTCTGCCTGGCAGTTCAAGCAGGAGTTCATGCTGACCTCTCGTCTCAAACATCCACACACGGTGAGCGTCTATGACTTCGGCCTAACGGAGCGGGGTCGGTATTACTTCACGATGGATTTTGTCGAGGGGCAATCGATCGTGCAGTGGTGCGCGGAGCGGGACGCAGACGCGATCATGGCCCTTCTTCTGCAAGTCTGCATTGCGCTGTCTTACATACATGGGCAGGGCGTGTTTCACGGGGACATCAAGCCGAGCAACATCATTGTTCGGCCAAAGCCGCCCGCCGGTGTAAACCTTCCGCTTGCAGGATCAGACCTCTACGACTATGGCTTCGCAACACTGATGGATTTCGGCCTCTCAAGCGCGCTTGCCGAGCCCTCCCTTCGAGTCAGCGGAACCGTGGAATACATGTCTCCAGAGCGGTTCATGGCTTGCCGTGCGGACGTCCGTTCGGACCTTTATTCACTCGGAGTCCTGGCATACGAGCTCTTCGCCAAACAGCTGCCGTTTTCGTCCGAGACTATTGAGGGATACGTCGAGCAGCATCTGCACGCGAGGCCAGCGCAGCTCTCGTCAATCGCCCCCGACCTCCCACCGCTCGTGGGGGAAACGGTTGACCATCTATTGGCCAAAAGGCCCTCTCAAAGGCCAGGTTCCGTCGCTGCTGTCTCTGCCAAGCTGGTCGAGGCGCTCGGGCCGCGAGTGCCCAGAACATTCGCTGTAACCCCCAACATCCGACCAAACCAGCTCTTCGGCCGCTCTGGCGCCCTGAAGCAGTGTCTGAGAGCCATATTGAGCAGGCTCTCGAGCCAGCGGTTCGCTGAGATGTTCGAGGAACAGCCGCCTTATTCAGTGCACGAGCGCCTAGACCGCTGCCTCGTGGTTCTCGCTCAAGGCGCGAGCGGTTCTGGCAGGACCGCGTTTCTTGACGCGCTCAAATCCGAGCTACAGCTCTGCGAGCTAACTACGATGGTCTCGCCGTCAGGAGCACAGAACCTCGACGTTGCAGGCTTTGTGTCGGTAACGCTCAACAGCGCTGGGCTGTCGTTCGATATGAAGTCCCTACCGGGCGCTATCGGCAAGTCAGTCCAGTCAGGTGGGAGCTCGGCCCGCGCCAATTCGCCGGACCTCCTGCCGCCAGATGAGGTTGGCGACTGGTCTGCCAACATGCGGCAAGAGTTTCTGAGGCGCTTCGTGGACTGTGTCTCTGACGCGTGGGAAACGAGGCCGGTGGTGTGGCTGCTGGACGATTTCGACCTCACAGACGAGAGAAGGTGTGAGTCGCTATGGGCGCTTGTCCGGTCCGTGGCCGCAACTGGTGCAGGTAGGAAGGTTGCGATCGTCTTGACCGGCGGCTCTGCGATGAACTCGGAGCTCGAGCAGATGTTGGACAGCGTTGAGGTCGAGAATGTGGAGCTTCTGCCTCTTGATGAGTCTCAGGTAGCCTCGTTGATCGACGCCTCGTTCATGCCGAACGCTTTCAGCCAAGAGGCGGCCCCGGCGTTCTTGGAGAAGACAGGTGGCTTGCCGGCGCTCTTGGTACAGTGTATCGAGTCTGCCCTTGAGGAGGACATCGTTCACTTCACCGATGGGCGTTGGGAGCTTAGAGCGGACAGTTTGAAGGATTTCGCTCCAGCCAGAAGTCTGAGTCAGGTTGTTGAGACGAGGCTCTCGCGGATTTCGGCCGGGGCAATGTCCATACTTATCAAGGCGGGGGTGTTGAACGAGTGTTTTTCGCCTTCGCTAATGGCCAATCTAGGCGGGACGAGCACCTCCTCAGCCCAGGAGGGTCTGGAGGAGCTCATCAGGCAAGGGCTCCTTGTGGAGATGCAGACGGACGAGAAGAGCGTGTCCTATTGCCTCGCAAATCCCGTCTTGGGTCAGCTCGTCTCCTCGCGGGTCTTGCAGGAGGAAAGGCAGGCCATACATAGGCTGATCGCTCAGAGGTGCGATGCGTTGGCGACCTCGCTTGAGAGTGAGCCATCTAAGGAAGAGCATGGCCTTGAAGCGTTTCCGCCCGCCGAGCCCGCTCAACTTCGGGCCACCTCCGCGATTCATGCCGTCCAGGCCGGCCTGCCCGGCTTGCTCAACCGTAATTACGAGGTTGGATGCCGTTTTCTTATGGGCCGGTTTAGGCTTGAGGATGCGAGGCTTGTGTCAGCCCAGGTGGTGGATGTGGCCAGGAAGGAGGGCGAGAATCTGTTTTTAGGTCGAGCTCTTTTTAGGCTAGGGGACCTTGATTTCGTTCTTGGCGACCATGATGAGGCTGTCGAGGCTCTCAAGGAGGGGATAGCGCTTGCGCAGAATCTACAAGATTCGCTTCGGGATGAGGTGATGGCCACGTGTAGGCTGGGCGTGATCTACTGCGGCCGTGGCAATTTCGAGCTGGCCCGAGACCTCTATCAATCGCTCATTGATAGGCTCAAGGCTGAACGGCGCAAGGCTCGTGGTAGGCGGCTTTCGCAGGTCAGGGCACATCTTGCGCGTCTTTACACTTTTCTGGGGCAGACATATTTTGGGCAATGCCATTACGAAAAGGCCAAGGAGGAGTTCGTGCATGCGCTTGAGCTCGTGCCCAAGAGGGCGCTCAGGGCGCTTGCCTCAGAGAGCGCCGAGGATGCAGTTGGGCCGGTTATGGCGGACTCTCACTACTTACCGAGGTTGTTCCGGAACCTCTCGATAATCGATGACAGCGCAGGTCGTTACAAGGAGGCCCTGAAGCATATCGAGAAGGCTATTGGCGCCAGCAGACTCCTTCAGGATGCGTCCGAGCACGCCCGGAATCTCGTAACGCACGGAACGATTAGCCAACATCTGGGCGAGTATGCGGACGCGGAGAAGTCCTACAAGGAGGCGTTGGACCACTTCGCAAAGGAGGGCTTCAAGGAGGGCCTGTTGGTGGCTCACAACAACCTGTCCTCGATTCTTGCGCTGCGTGGTCGTCCCAAAGAGGCGGCGCAGCACTGTAGTAAAGCACTCTTGATAGCAAGAAGGCTTGGGAACAAGTACTCGGTCGCGCGGCAGCTTCAGCATCTCGGGATTGCGCTGTTCGAGCAGGGCTGGACTGGGCAGGCCTTGGAGAAGATCGACGAGAGCCTTGAGATGAGCGAGCAAAACGGCTTCACAGAGGTTGAGTCGCTCGGCCTGGTTTTCAAGATGGAGGTTCTTCTGGCCGAGCGCAGGACCAAAGATGCGCGCGCAGCGGTAAAGAAACTGGATGTTGTGCTCAAGTCGCTCGACAGCGCGGGTGTTCGGCTTAGGGCTCAGCTGGCCGAGGCAAGTGTCTGCAATGCGGAGGAGGATTATGGAAGGGCGAGCCAGACTGCGTCGGCGGTGCTTGCCCGGGGCGAACATCTCGACAACCGGGACGCTTCGATTGCGCACCGCATCCGGGCTGAGGCGGCGCTCGGGCTAGGGGAGCGTGATTCGGCTGGGCGGGACGGTTCCAAAGCTCTGTCGCTCGCGCGGGATGCGTCCGCGGTCCGGGAGGAGGCTTTATGCCTCGGAGTTCTCTCGCGCGTCAAAGCGGCCGAAGGTGATTATCCTAAGGCGATCGAGCTCGCGAGTGAGGCGGTAGCCATGTTCAAGCAGATGGAGGCTTTTCTCAAGATAGGGGAGATGGCGGAGTATCTATCGAAGCTTCAGCTTGAGGCGGGTCTGCGGTCGGACGCGCTTCTAAGCCTTGAGCTTTCCCGCGAGCAGTTCTTAGGGCTGGAGATGAAGGAGAAGGCTGCCCAGCTCGATGACAGAATCGAATCGCTCAGATGGGGAGACACTGGCGAGGTCAAGCGGGGCTCGCCGGCGCTTAAAGCGCTTTACAGAGTAACCCGTCTGTTCGAGTCGCTGCTCGATCTTGACGAGCTTTTGAATCGGGTCATGGACGCGGTGATAGGCATTCTCGGTGCGGAGCGTGGGCTGATCATGCTGAAGGACGCCAAGACCGGTGTTTTGGAGACGCGGGTCGCGCGCAAGGTTGACGAGCAGACTATCGAGGACGTTACTCGTATAAGCAAGAGCGTCATCCAGCGGGTCGTTGATCTCGGGCAGCCACTGGTGACCACCGATGCACAGAGCGACCCCAGATTCCACGAGAGCAAGAGCGTGTCGCTCTATGACATCAGGTCGATAGTCTGTGTGCCGATCGTCATAAATGGGGAGGTGGCCGGGACGGTTTATGTTGACAGTAGCCTCTCTGCGACCGTCTTCACCGAGCAGGACTTATATCTACTTTCGGCCTTCGCTACGCAGGCTTCGATGGCCATTGAGAAAGCGATGTTGCTCGAGAAGTTGCAGCGCAAGAAGGAGTCGCTACAGGCGGAGAACATTGACCTGAGGGAGGCCATCGCGCCTCAGTTGACGTTCGAGAACATCGTCGGCGAGAGCGGCGTGATGCAGGATGTATTCAGGAAGATAAGGCAGGTCGCTGACACGCAGGTCGCGGTTCTGATCGAGGGTGAGAGCGGGACGGGCAAAGAGCTCGTCGCCCGCGCCATCCACTACAACGGGGTTCGGAAGGACGGCCCATTCGTCAAGATCAACTGCGCCGCGATTCCGGAGAGCTTGATGGAGAATGAGCTGTTTGGACACGAGAAGGGGGCGTTCACGGGCGCAGGTGCGCGTAAGATCGGCAAGTTCGAGGTCGCGGACAAGGGATCGCTCTTTCTCGACGAGATCGGGGACTTGCCCTCAGAGCTTCAGGGGAAGCTGCTCACGGCGATCGAGAACAAGGAGTTTCAGCGAGTTGGTGGGACACAGACTATCCACGTGAACGTCAGGATACTCACCGCGACGAACCGAGACCTCTTGAAGCTCGTTAGGCGCCAGATGTTCCGCAAGGACCTCTACTACAGGATCAACGATGTTCCGATCAAACTTCCGCCTCTGCGGGAGCGTAAGGGAGACATCCCTCATCTGGCCCATCATTTCATCAAGAAGTATAGCCAGGAGCTCTCGTCGAAGGTCACCAGCATTGAGAAGGACGCGATTGCGCTCCTGATGGAGTATGATTGGCCGGGAAACGTGAGGGAGCTGGAAAGCGCGATCAAGCGGGCCTTGACGGAGAGCTCGGGCAAGATCATCAGGAGCTCCAATTTTGACTTTCTGCCGGCGGAGCCGGGCCTGTCCGTGCCCCGGAGCGAGAGGATAGCGGACTTGATTGCCGCGCTTTCTCAGGATGGAGTAACGCTGAAGGAGATGTTGGCCATCGTTGAGGAGGAGGTGCTGAGGCGAGCGCTTGGCACAGAGGGTTGGAGCATTCGGAAAGCGGCCAAGGAGCTATGTATGTCGAGGAATACTTTGAGAAATAAACTTAAAGCTTTTAATATAGAAGTGCCAGGGAGTTAA
- the ybgF gene encoding tol-pal system protein YbgF, translating into MSGGRIARCLLAFIFLFALSIGLLSCASTSKMQTLSAKTDEANLLATENQQNQERLRNDLKLLEGKVEELSRQARVRDAETKQGLKELTQRLDEICASLDDVSQQQEAIRAAVLDLEDMISSLSKKDTDNNKNRSRKRIFAAARQDYNSGNYRSAMMGFRNYIAAYPNSSAADDAQYWVGESLSATQQYKEAIKEYEGLLQKYPKSDRTAETLLRLGMCYQRIGQQEKAAKFFTDVSKRFPDSNEARLAKAQLGKQKEAD; encoded by the coding sequence ATGAGCGGCGGCAGAATTGCGCGCTGTCTTCTGGCGTTCATATTCCTGTTCGCCTTGTCGATCGGGCTGCTCTCGTGCGCCTCAACCAGCAAGATGCAGACCCTCAGCGCCAAGACCGATGAGGCGAACTTGCTTGCGACCGAGAACCAACAGAATCAGGAGCGACTGAGAAACGATCTGAAGTTGCTGGAGGGGAAGGTTGAGGAGCTGTCTAGGCAGGCGCGAGTTCGAGACGCGGAGACCAAACAGGGGCTCAAGGAACTTACCCAGCGACTTGACGAGATTTGTGCTTCGCTTGACGACGTGTCCCAGCAGCAGGAGGCGATTCGTGCGGCGGTGCTGGACCTGGAGGACATGATCAGCAGCCTCTCTAAGAAGGACACAGACAATAACAAGAATAGGTCGCGAAAGCGCATATTCGCGGCGGCCAGACAGGACTACAACAGCGGAAACTACCGATCGGCCATGATGGGGTTCAGGAACTATATCGCTGCCTACCCGAATAGTTCGGCGGCCGACGACGCCCAATACTGGGTCGGCGAGTCGTTGTCTGCCACCCAGCAATACAAAGAGGCGATCAAAGAGTATGAAGGCCTGCTTCAAAAGTATCCCAAGAGCGACCGGACTGCGGAGACGCTTCTCAGGCTTGGGATGTGTTACCAACGGATTGGTCAGCAAGAAAAGGCCGCCAAGTTCTTCACAGACGTCTCGAAACGTTTCCCCGACAGCAATGAAGCCCGTCTTGCCAAGGCGCAGCTCGGTAAGCAGAAGGAAGCTGATTAA
- a CDS encoding tRNA 4-thiouridine(8) synthase ThiI has translation MRALGLFSGGLDSMLAVEAIRRLGLEVVAVSFSSPFFGTAWAQEAAAQLGVSLMTLDVTDEYLAMLPHPKYGYGKNMNPCIDCKALMLRQAGKLMQKRGCDFIFSGEVLGQRPMSQNRQSLHIVAKLSGYEDYILRPLSAKLLPPILVQREQKLDTARLYDISGRGRQRQMLLAQEFGITSYPSPAGGCKLTEPGYARRLSRLYETDPAPSVRLFKLLGLGRHVRLGDAATLVVGRSEAENDAIERLAVASDAVLRVSGYVGPTGLLTTPCSPDEMRQAAAIVARYSDAPQHDEANVQVVQGGASYELAVVPIDPDEVRSLLV, from the coding sequence ATGCGGGCGTTAGGGCTTTTTTCCGGCGGGCTAGACAGCATGTTAGCGGTCGAGGCAATTCGGCGACTCGGCCTCGAAGTGGTGGCTGTTTCGTTTTCCTCTCCCTTTTTTGGCACGGCCTGGGCCCAAGAGGCCGCGGCCCAGCTCGGCGTCTCGCTTATGACTCTCGACGTTACGGACGAATACCTCGCGATGCTGCCTCATCCCAAGTATGGCTATGGCAAGAACATGAACCCCTGCATCGACTGCAAGGCGCTCATGCTCAGGCAGGCTGGGAAGCTGATGCAGAAGCGGGGCTGCGACTTCATCTTCTCCGGCGAGGTCCTTGGCCAAAGGCCGATGTCCCAGAACAGACAGTCGCTGCACATCGTGGCAAAACTCTCGGGCTACGAGGATTACATCTTAAGGCCGCTTTCAGCAAAACTCCTTCCTCCCATACTTGTTCAGAGGGAGCAGAAGCTGGACACAGCGAGGCTCTACGACATCTCAGGAAGAGGGCGGCAGAGGCAGATGCTGCTGGCTCAAGAGTTCGGTATAACGAGCTATCCCAGCCCCGCCGGGGGATGCAAACTAACTGAGCCTGGCTACGCACGCCGCTTGAGTCGCCTTTACGAGACCGACCCTGCCCCGTCAGTGCGCCTATTCAAACTCTTGGGGCTTGGAAGACACGTGCGACTCGGTGACGCCGCTACCCTCGTCGTCGGGAGAAGCGAGGCCGAGAACGATGCGATCGAGCGCTTGGCTGTCGCGTCTGATGCGGTTCTCAGGGTCTCAGGCTACGTCGGGCCAACAGGGCTTCTGACCACTCCCTGTTCCCCCGATGAGATGCGGCAGGCCGCTGCCATCGTCGCCAGATACAGCGATGCCCCTCAGCATGACGAGGCTAATGTTCAAGTGGTTCAGGGAGGGGCAAGTTATGAGCTAGCCGTGGTTCCTATCGACCCGGACGAGGTCAGGAGCCTGTTGGTTTAG